Genomic window (Salvelinus alpinus chromosome 13, SLU_Salpinus.1, whole genome shotgun sequence):
TCAGTTAAAGACAAGGACATTGatttcaagtattttttttactGTAGGTAGAGtggactgtttacattgatccATGATGGTTCTGTCCCTTGATGTGACCATTAGAGCACTAGTTTTAGCAGTGTCTTGATATTAGTAAGCAGTTATGTTTTGAGGAGGAAAAATGTTCTGCCTTGGCCAGTGTCCACCACACAGTCTAATCTAATCACAGTAGCTCTTTTATCATCGCagctttgttatttttttgtgttaGGTTGCGCCTACCCAACATTTTCCAGGAATAGGCTTGTCTTGTGTTACTATgcgtatccagagtattttcagatttctttATCAACGAATGCAGCAAAAAGtagtgtaaatgtaaaatgcacataaaatcaataGTGTAatatttggattcagtcttgtcaggAGAACTGTTGTGTACTCAACTTTGGTCTAATCATTTTGCcattatccaggctgtatcacaaccggctgtgattgggagtcccatagggcggcgcacaattggcccagcgtcgcctgggttagggtttggacggggtaggcagtccattgtaaataagaatttgttctcaactgacttgcctagttaaataaaggttaaataaaaaaattatacaattatCTCAACTGTTCCTTTTCAATTGCTACTGTGGTTATGCTTTTCATGTTTcctctgtaagaaacatttaaatgtagccCTATCCATTTAGGCCAATTCCCAGGAGTGTGAAGGGTTAAAAGACAGCTGAAAGCTCAGTCAGCCAACAAGGTCACAAAGATCTCTATTGGTGTTTTTCCTGGCCGAAGAAGGCTTACGCTTAAATTAGACTTGGTGTAAAAAGACGCTGCAACTGCGTTCCACGCACGTGCTGATGGCACGGCTGGTGTAACATCTCTGATGGATCACAGTGACTGTTTCACCAGCGCTGGTCTTGAGCTACGTGTGCGCTATGCTTACGCTACGTGTCAAGTGTAGTTTGGGCCGTTAGCCGTATGCTTGTTGTGTATGTTGACTGTAGCATGAACTTTCACGTCTTCTTATTATAGAAGTTATTATGGATGAATGTAAAATAATATGTTGATGACAAATGCTGGGGGATCGTGACCCCCCCCCACCAACCTTACACTACGGTGTTCTCTTCATGCTGAAGTAATTTCAGTTGTTCACACAGACCGAGCATGTCTGGGCTGCACCTGGTCAAGCAGGGCCGAGACCGGCGTCGCATCGACCTGCAGAGAGATTTCACCGTGGCCTCCCCCGCCGAGTTTGTTACCCGCTTTGGTGGGAATAAGGTCATCGAGAAGGTAAGGCCAGGGCTTCTTTAGCTTCTAGGGCCTGGTTTTACCATATTTTTGACATACAGTCATTTCAGAGGCTAGTCCCCCGCTCACACCTCTTCCCATCTCAGGTCCTCATTGCCAACAACGGCATCGCAGCGGTCAAATGCATGCGCTCCATCCGCCGCTGGGCTTACGAGATGTTTCGCAACGAGCGCGCCATCCGCTTTGTCGTCATGGTAACCCCTGAGGACCTGAAGGCCAACGCAGGTGAGCTTTACATTACGGTATCATCACAACTAGTAACAGCGGAGTAGCCGTGTCTCTATTCTCTACCCAGCCCCTCTAACTTTGCTTAATgaaccagagagagacaggacaaaACTCCAGCCAGTCTAATGTGTTTAAACAAGCAGACCCACTAGGCTTCCAAGAATGGACCAGAGCAGGATGTCTGTTGGTTTAAACCTGCACTGCACTGAACAGGCAACCCTGACCTAGTTCAGCAGAAAGGGCTTTGTCTGATTGTGTAGAAAATAATGGCTTTCTCAAAATGCTATCATGTGTAAATGGTTTGACACTGGTGGTGATGTTTTAGATGTGATGATAGCAAGCTAATATTTAGAGACGAAAGATGAGATGAAATGTTGGACTGTTATACATGCTATTTTATGGGCAGAGCAGAGCTAAACAGTTTTCACCCCACTATCTTCTACAGAGTACATAAAGATGGCCGACCACTATGTGCCTGTGCCAGGAGGGACCAATAACAACAACTATGCCAATGTGGAGCTCATTCTGGACATTGCCAAGCGTATACCTGTGCAGGTACTCCTAAACATCCATTTATTTAGGCCTAGAGTAGACTTTCTTCTAAATAGTGATTGAACTCTCTTGTAACCTGTATTTGAACTTGTTGTGTTTGTAATGATTTCTCCAGGCTGTATGGGCTGGGTGGGGTCACGCCTCAGAGAATCCCAAACTGCCAGAGCTGCTCATGAAGAATGGCATTGCCTTCATGGGTAAGACTGTGTTTCCTACTATCTCCTCTCCACTGAGTCTTCCAGCCACACACAGAGCCATGGATACTGCTTTTAGCCCCTCTGTCCTGTAAGATGATGTGTTCTGTGCCTACTTCCAGGTCCTCCTAGCCAGGCCATGTGGGCACTAGGGGACAAGATCGCTTCATCCATCGTGGCTCAGACAGCTGGCATCCCAACCCTGCCCTGGAGTGGAGCAGGTATGTCTGTACCGTTGAATACTCTGGATGGCTTTGAAGTAAGTGTGTTGTCAGAGACTGAtcccgtggtgtgtgtgtgtgtgtgtctcagggctAACAGTAGAGTGGTCAGAGAGCGACCAGAAGAAGAGGATCATCAACGTTCCCCCGGATCTGTATGAGCTGGGCTGCATCCATGATGTGGAGGCAGGACTGAAGGCTGCGGAGGTGGTGGGCTACCCCGTGATGGTGAAGGCCTCCGAGGGAGGTGGAGGAAAGGGCATCCGCAAAGTCAACTGTGCTGATGACTTCCCCAACCTCTTCAGACAGGTGAGGTCCAGTCTAATTCCAGTATCACTATATGGTTATGATGGGCTGAAAGACATGTTCAGTATGATTTAGATTCTGACTAACCCATCATGCTCCCTTCTCCTTGGCTCAGGTCCAGACAGAGGTTCCGGGCTCACCCATCTTCGTGATGCAGCTGGCCAAACACGCTCGTCACCTGGAGGTCCAGCTCCTGGCCGACCAGTACGGCAATGCCATCTCCCTGTTCGGCAGGGACTGCTCTGTACAGCGGCGACACCAGAAGATCATAGAGGAGGCGCCCGCCACCATCTCCACCTCAGACGTGTTTGAGGACATGGAGAGGGTATGGCACAATTTGTGCTATTGGATGGAGACATTACCATTGAGGGAGCCATGTCAATGTGTTGAAATTTGAGAGGGACTATGGCCAGATGGACTCGTTGCTCTGTGGTTAGGTTGCCAAGTTGTGACTGTGTCTGTTCCTCACTCCTCAGTGTGCGGTGAAGCTGGCTAAGATGGTGGGCTATGTCAGTGCTGGCACAGTGGAGTATCTCTACAGCCAAGATGGCAGCTTCTACTTCCTAGAACTCAACCCTCGTCTGCAGGTGGAGCACCCCTGCACTGAGATGGTGGCCGACGTCAACCTGCCTGCTGCACAGCTGCAGGTCAGTTTCAGCAGCAATGTGTGTCCAGCTCCTATTCAGTCTGTGTCGTACGTCTCTGTTGTGTAGGCACACCTCACTGCTCTCGATGGTTAGTTTCATCCCGGGCCTCTGTCTCCATGGTAACTGGTTAGGTTGGAGTGAGCTAATGTGCAGAAACATGAAaaatccacccctccctcttcctcctcctcaccaccCCTCTGGGGGTGTTCCAGACACCTCCAGCatcagtggtggtggtgtgtcacgtgtccactcagcagtatgtAGGTCTGTGGTGGGTCACGTGTCTACTCAGCAGTATGTTGGTCAGTGGTGGGTCACGtgtccactcagcagtatgtATGTCTGTGGTGGGTCACGtgtccactcagcagtatgtTGGTCAGTGGTGGGTCACGtgtccactcagcagtatgtAGGTCTGTGGTGGGTCACGtgtccactcagcagtatgtAGGTCTGTGGTGGGTCACGTGTCTACTCAGCAGTATGTTGGTCAGTGGTGGGTCACGtgtccactcagcagtatgtATGTCTGTGGTGGGTCACGtgtccactcagcagtatgtTGGTCAGTGGTGGAGGACAGACCGACAGAGCTGCTGCTGTAGGGGAGGGATATACTCTCTGTCCACCTATCCGCAGCGTTGACACTGTCTAATCTCACTGGGCAGGAAGGATCAGACGGACAACAGTGGGATACAACAAGCTGTGATTCCTCTCAGTGAGATGAACAAAGGTTTCTCAAAAGcatcttaaaggcccagtgcagtcaaaaatgtgatttactgtgtttttatatatatttccacactatgaggtttgaataatactgtgaaattgtgaaaattatgataatgcaatttttttgggctcccgagtggtgcagcggtctaaggcactgcatctcaatgctagaggtgtcactacagaccctggttcgattccaggctgtatcacaactggccgtgattgggtgtcccatagggcggcgcacaattggccctgcatcatccgggttagggtttggccggggtgggctgtcattgtaaaaaataatttgttcttaactgacttgcctagttaaataaaaattcaATGGTGTAAGAGCTGTTTTGAAATTTTCACACTCAactgtttcccatgtgtatcaagaatggtccaccacccaaaggacatccagccaacgtgacacaactgtgggaaacattggagtcaacatggcccagcatccctgtggaatgctttcaacaccttgtagagtccatgcgtCAACGAATTGTGGCTTTTCTGAGTGGATCAaatgggggtgcaactcaatatcgggaaggtgttcttaatgttttgtacactctgtgtatttaaatcatattgaaatacatttcatgtccaatcaattgagttaTATTTTGCTACTTTCAGTTTATTATTTTTTGCCTGAATTTATTTAATGATGTGTAACAACGTCTGTGCAATGATGTGACATCTGTGGTTTAGTGTATTATTATTGGGTAAACATAATAAGCCGCCTCAGACTATTTGTAGCCATCGGTGGTAATATCTCTATAGGAGCTGATCCATCGTCAGTATCGACACATGGTTTAACGACACATTTAGCAAACTTTCTCTCTGCGTGGTGTTCTGGGGAAAGTATGTCACAACTTCTGCCGTAGGAACGATAATGCATCATTAAAACACTTAAGCCTAAGTTCCATCGCTATCAGGAAACTGGGCCCTGGCCAGGAAGAGGAGAAAGTTAATAACCGTGTTCTAAGTGAGAGAGAAATATCATTCAAGACCCAATGTTCTTCTATAGTCAGCCAATTAAAACGCTAGCAAACATTTTTATTATTAGATTTTtttagggggtggatcagctttaatattgcagatggtagcttccatcaatgtaattgtctgcatcatttcccatcccccatatatttttgggtaaatatacattgccaagagtgcgcaaagctgtcatcaagccaaagggtggctattgttgtttaacactttttgtttaggttactacatgattccatatgtgttatttcatggttttgatgtcttcactattattctacaatgtagaaaataataaaaaattaagaaaaaccctatatatatactcagcaaaaaaagaaacgtcctctcactgtcaactgcgtttattttaacttaacatgtgtaaatatttatatgaacataacaagattcaacacctgagacaaaaattgaacaagttccacagacatgtgactaacagaaattgaataatgtgtccctgaacaaagggagggtcaaaatcaaaagtaacagtcaatctggtgtggccaccagctgcattagtactgcagtgcatctcctcctcatggactgcatcagCTTTGCCAGTTTtttctgtgagatgttaccccactcttccaccaaggcacctgcaagtttctggatatttctggggggaatggccctcaccctccgatccaacaggtcccagacgtgctcaatgggattaagatccgggctcttcgctggccagaacactgacattcctgtcttgcaggtaatcacgcacagaacgagcagtatggctggtggtattgtcaagctggagggtcatgtcaggatgagcccggaggaagggtaccacatgagggaggaggatgtcttccctgtaacgcacagcattgagattgcctgcaatgacaacaagctcagtccgatgatgctgtgacacactgttccagaccatgacggaccctccacctccaaatcgatcccgctccagagtacaagcctcggtgtaatgctcattccttcgacgataaacgcgaatccgaccatcacccctggtgagacaaaaccgcaactcgtcggcgaagagcactttttgccagtcctgtctggatcagcgacggtgggtttgtgcccataggtgacgttgttgccggtgatgtctggtgaggacctgccttacaacaggcctacaagccctcagtccagcctctctcagcctattgcggacagtctgagcactgatggagggattgtgcgttcctggtgtaactcgggcagttgttgccatcctgtacctgtcccgcagatgtgatgttcggatgcaccaatcctgtgcaggtgttgttacacgtggtctgccactgcgaggatgatcagctttccgtcctgtctctctgtagcgctgtcttaggcatatcacagtacggacattgcaatttattgccctggccacatctgcagtcctcatgcctccttgcagcatgcctaaggcacattcacacagatgagcagggaccctgggcatctttcttttgttgtttttcagagtccgtagaaacgcctctttagtgtcctaagttttcataactgtgaccttaattgcctaccgtctgtaagctgttagtgtcttaatgaccgttccacaggtgcaagttcatgaattgtttatggttcattgaacaagcatgggaaacagtgtttaaaccctttacaatgaagatctgtgaagttatttggatttttacgaattattttCAAGACTCATTCGTTTAACAGGAACTTCCTTCTACTACAGACCGGAACTGTTTCTTCTTCCTCAGATTTCCATGGGGATTCCCCTTCACCGTATCAAGGACATCAGATTGATGTATGGTGTCCAGCCCTGGGGAGACTCTATGATTGACTTTGAGGGTCTGTCCACGGCCCCCTCCCCACGGGGACATGTCATCGCTGCACGCATCACCAGTGAGAACCCTGATGAAGGTTTCAAGCCGAGCTCGGGCACAGTGCAGGAGCTGAACTTCCGCAGTAACAAGAATGTGTGGGGATACTTCAGTGTGGCCGCGGCCGGAGGCCTGCATGAGTTTGCAGACTCCCAGTTTGGCCACTGCTTCTCCTGGGGAGAGAACCGAGAGGAGGCCATCTCGTGAGTACACACACTAGGGGAGAAAATCATGTAAAGTTaattgtgttttgtgtgtgtgttgtcagtaaGACCCAATGATGTGTGGTAAcacctctcctgtgtgtgttcagtaACATGGTGGTGGCCCTGAAGGAGCTGTCGATCAGAGGAGACTTCAGGACCACAGTGGAGTACCTCATCAAGCTGCTGGAGACTGAGAGCTTCCAGCACAACACCATCGACACAGGCTGGCTGGACAGACTCATCTCCGAGAAGATGCAGGCGGAGCGTCCTGACACCATGCTGGGCATAGTGAGCGGGGCTCTCCACGTGGCCGACGTCAACCTGAGGAACAGTGTCTCCAACTTCCTGCACTCTCTAGAAAGGTCAACACTATTTTAAGCATTTtaagaacacacacaaacacacacacacacaccatctcactctcctctcttctcctcctctctccccctctacagaGGCCAGGTGCTGCCCGCGCACACTCTTCTCAACACAGTTGAGGTGGAATTGATCTATGAGGGTACTAAGTATTGTCTGAAGGTGACGCGTCAGTCCCCCAACTCTTACGTGGTCATCATGAACAGCACCTCTGCCGAGGTGGACGTCCATCGCCTCAGCGACGGGGGCCTGTTGCTCTCCTACGACGGCAGCAGCTACACCACCtacatgaaggaggaggtggacCGGTAGGATGGATGGAAGGAAAGAAAGATAGATAGACAGAATAGATGCATTCTTTATTTAAAGGAATGTTGAGGTTAGCTTGGGGTTGATTTGGGCAATGGACTAAAAGAGATTCTTTCCCCGCCAGGTACCGCATCACCATTGGGAACAAGACGTGTGTGTTTGAGAAGGAGAACGACCCGTCGCTGCTTCGCTCGCTCTCAGCAGGGAAACTCATCCAGTACACCGTGGAGGACGGGGGGCACGTGTTCTCTGGCCAGTGTTACGCTgagatagaggtgtgtgtgtgtgatatagttGTGGCCATGGTCACACACTCCGTTAGTAGAGCAAGCAGCCATGTAAACCGCGTGTGTAACTGTGTCAGGTGATGAAGATGGTGATGACTCTGACGGCGCTGGAGTCTGGCTGTATCCACTATGTGAAGAGGGCTGGTGCCGTGCTGGAGCCTGGCTGTGTCATCGCCAAGCTGCAGTTAGATGATCCTAGCAGAGTCCAACAGGTCAGTAAGGGACGGTGTGTCTGACACTGGGGAATTTAGCAATTTTTAGACTAAATATGCTCCTTGTATTTTGTAATGGAAACGTGGATAGCTATACAGTACGTTTTGATGCAAGACTAAAAGTATGTTGTAACGTGTGTGTCTCAGGCGGAGTTGTACCACGGGGCGCTGCCCGTCATCCAGGCGGTGGCATTGAGAGGAGAGAAGCTCCACAGGGTCTTCCACAGCACCCTGGACCACCTTGTGCACGTCATGAATGGCTTCTGCCTGCCTGAACTCTTTTTCAGTGGGAAGGTAAGTGGTCCATCACAGC
Coding sequences:
- the LOC139537188 gene encoding acetyl-CoA carboxylase 1-like isoform X9; the encoded protein is MAQQDAPANKAAAPNLAALHSNFIIGSVSEENSEDEILGKPDLTLGLEEKEHSISPTSSLSSENSTYEMGFDHIDGPHMSNFSCSHRPSMSGLHLVKQGRDRRRIDLQRDFTVASPAEFVTRFGGNKVIEKVLIANNGIAAVKCMRSIRRWAYEMFRNERAIRFVVMVTPEDLKANAEYIKMADHYVPVPGGTNNNNYANVELILDIAKRIPVQAVWAGWGHASENPKLPELLMKNGIAFMGPPSQAMWALGDKIASSIVAQTAGIPTLPWSGAGLTVEWSESDQKKRIINVPPDLYELGCIHDVEAGLKAAEVVGYPVMVKASEGGGGKGIRKVNCADDFPNLFRQVQTEVPGSPIFVMQLAKHARHLEVQLLADQYGNAISLFGRDCSVQRRHQKIIEEAPATISTSDVFEDMERCAVKLAKMVGYVSAGTVEYLYSQDGSFYFLELNPRLQVEHPCTEMVADVNLPAAQLQISMGIPLHRIKDIRLMYGVQPWGDSMIDFEGLSTAPSPRGHVIAARITSENPDEGFKPSSGTVQELNFRSNKNVWGYFSVAAAGGLHEFADSQFGHCFSWGENREEAISNMVVALKELSIRGDFRTTVEYLIKLLETESFQHNTIDTGWLDRLISEKMQAERPDTMLGIVSGALHVADVNLRNSVSNFLHSLERGQVLPAHTLLNTVEVELIYEGTKYCLKVTRQSPNSYVVIMNSTSAEVDVHRLSDGGLLLSYDGSSYTTYMKEEVDRYRITIGNKTCVFEKENDPSLLRSLSAGKLIQYTVEDGGHVFSGQCYAEIEVMKMVMTLTALESGCIHYVKRAGAVLEPGCVIAKLQLDDPSRVQQAELYHGALPVIQAVALRGEKLHRVFHSTLDHLVHVMNGFCLPELFFSGKLKEWVETLMKTLRDPSLPLLELQDIMTSVSGRIPLAVEKCIKKEMAQYASNITSVLCQFPSQQIANILDSHAATLNRKSEREVFFMNTQSIVQLVQRYRSGIRGHMKAVVMDLLRQYLKVEVQFQNGHYDKCVFTLREENKSNMANVLNYIFSHAQVTKKNLLVTMLIDQLCGRDPTLTDELMAILTELTQLSKTTNAKVALRARQVLIASHLPSYELRHNQVESIFLSAIDMYGHQFCIENLQKLILSETSIFDVLPNFFYHSNQVVRMAALEVYVRRAYIAYELNSVQHRQLKDNTCIVEFQFMLPTSHPNRGNIPTLNRRLSSQPLPRLRTRDIKPVSVDSNKQDPKAQDDKTKDDAKTEENKPPDTDDSVDRLGPIETLGYSILWANFLASLKEDLASVWMGEEDL